In Mucinivorans hirudinis, the DNA window TTCGCCCCTGTCTGAGCAGTTTATGCTGGCAATAATCGGAATTTCGCACTGCTGTTTGCAATCCTGAATCAGCTTCAGGTAGACACCCAAAGTGTTGTGAGTGAGGTAACCACGGAGATAATCAGATGCTTCGGGATAGTCGCTATATTTATCCACCGCAGCAACCTCGCTAAGAATCTGCTCCTCGAAGATTGACTTCAGTACAACGGCACCAATGCCTGCCTTCTCGGCAGCCTTAACCTTCTCAACAGTGGAGGTCAATCCCGAACTGCTAAGTATAATCGGGTTTTTGAGCTTCAAGCCCAAGTATTTGGTTTCTAGCATTTTATTTGATTATTTCTGTTTCCGAAAATTTTGCTCCCCATCCGTACCATATTCGAGCCGCAATCCATTGCAATCTCGTAATCGTCCGACATTCCCATAGATAAGATAGGGAAGTTATAAACATCATAAATTCGTTTCAAAGTCATAAATTCACTCCTAACTAAAGTCATATCCTCAGTAGAAGTCGCCATACCCATAAATCCTGCAATTTTTATGCCATTCAGCCCGCCGCAATAATCCACCACTTGCGAAATCTCATCATCCCCAAAGCCCTGTTTGCTATCTTCTCGCGCAATATGTACCTGCAAAAGTACATCCACCACCCTGCCAGCTCTCAATGCCTGTTCATTTACAGCATCAGCAAGTCTCAGTGAATCAATGGAATGAATTAGAGACACGAATGGTATGATATACTTTATTTTGTTGGTTTGAAGGTGTCCAATGAAGTGCCACTTGATATCGTGCGGCAGAGCCTTATACTTTGCAAGCAACTCCTGTGGACGACTTTCTGCAAAGAGACGCTGTCCCGCCGCATAAGCCTCCTCTATTGCCTGTGCAGGATGAAATTTAGACACCGCAACCAACTCTACACCAGTTGGTAATACGCTTTTAAGAGCTAGTATATTATCTGCAATCATATTCACAAATGTAGCCATTTTTTCTCAATACAACAATAGGTGGCATCAATAGTTGTCAATAAAATTATAGAAATATTGCGCAGTAGTAATAAAAAATATTAATTTTGCTCTGTCAAATGGATAGTCAAATTAATATTTCCAAGCGTTGGTTTGCCATAGTCAATCCTGTTGCCGGCAAGGGCAAAGGGCTGACAGATTGGCCTGTAATCAGCACTCTGCTTCACGAAGCCGGAATTGAGGTGGATGCACTATTTACCCAGCGCAAGCATCACGCCACCGAATTGGCAGTATATGCCGTGGGTAAGGGCTACCGTAAAATCATAATTATCGGAGGAGACGGCACAATCCACGAAACTGTTCACGGACTCTTCCTCCAACAGCGAGTCGCCACTGCCGATGTGCTATTGGCTGTGATTGCCGTTGGTACGGGTAATGATTGGATGCGTATGTACGGCATTCCTAACACCTATTCCGATGCTGTACGCTCGATAGTTCAGGGTCACACATTTTTGCAGGATGTGGGGCGGGTTACTTATTGGGAAAGCAAGGTCTGTCAGAGGCGATATTTGGCTAATGTGGGTGGGATTGCCTATGATGCGGCGGTTTGTCGCGGGTTCAACAAGCTCAAAGATAATGGTTATCGCGGCAAGTGGCTATATATATGGAGTGCGGCGAGGGAGGCGTGCCGGTTTCGCTCGCGGCAGGCGCGTATAGTTGCGGACGGGAAAGAGGTGTTTAATGGAAAACTCTTTACAGCCACAATCGGTATATGTAAGTATACCGGAGGCGGTATGTCGCAAACACCTTATGCTGTGGCAGATGATGGACTCTTTGATATGACGGTGATTCCGAGTATGAACCGCGTAAGGCTCTTTTCGCGCTTCAGAACATTATACACCAACAATATATATAATATCACAGGCGTTAATCTTATCCGAGCCGGACGCATAGTCGTTGAGTGCGACCACCCCATTCAGGTGGAGTTGGACGGAGAGATATTGGGAGAGGCTGATTTTACATTCGAGATTGTGCCACGCGCCGTGCGGGCGATTGTAAGCAAAAATTTTGTTAAATTAAACGAATATGGTACCACGCAGGCGGCGACTCAAAAAAAAGGTTAGATACACACTATTTTTCATTGTCATCTTCGCTCTGTTTATATCATTGCGGGGGTGGCGTGTCTTTGCATCCGACA includes these proteins:
- a CDS encoding Hypothetical protein YggS (proline synthase co-transcribed bacterial homolog PROSC), which gives rise to MATFVNMIADNILALKSVLPTGVELVAVSKFHPAQAIEEAYAAGQRLFAESRPQELLAKYKALPHDIKWHFIGHLQTNKIKYIIPFVSLIHSIDSLRLADAVNEQALRAGRVVDVLLQVHIAREDSKQGFGDDEISQVVDYCGGLNGIKIAGFMGMATSTEDMTLVRSEFMTLKRIYDVYNFPILSMGMSDDYEIAMDCGSNMVRMGSKIFGNRNNQIKC
- a CDS encoding Transcription regulator [contains diacylglycerol kinase catalytic domain], with translation MLCQMDSQINISKRWFAIVNPVAGKGKGLTDWPVISTLLHEAGIEVDALFTQRKHHATELAVYAVGKGYRKIIIIGGDGTIHETVHGLFLQQRVATADVLLAVIAVGTGNDWMRMYGIPNTYSDAVRSIVQGHTFLQDVGRVTYWESKVCQRRYLANVGGIAYDAAVCRGFNKLKDNGYRGKWLYIWSAAREACRFRSRQARIVADGKEVFNGKLFTATIGICKYTGGGMSQTPYAVADDGLFDMTVIPSMNRVRLFSRFRTLYTNNIYNITGVNLIRAGRIVVECDHPIQVELDGEILGEADFTFEIVPRAVRAIVSKNFVKLNEYGTTQAATQKKG